TTGGGATATCGCCTCCGTCTTTCCACTACACCAGAAGAATTGAAGCCAAGATTAGCAAGACGCATTTCACTTGATTCCAAAAAAATTTCAAAGTTTTGCAAAAAATATCACATTCGCTCAATTTCTCTTTTTGGTTCTGTGCTTCGAGATGATTTTCAAAAAAAGAGTGACATTGATGTGCTTGTTGATTTTGAAAAGGCCCCAACTTTTTTTGAACTCGATGAAATTGAGGAAGAGCTAAAGAAACTTTTTAAGACCAATCATAAACTTGACCTCGTAACACTTCATTCTCTTTCTCCCATTTTTGCCAATGACATTTTAAACTCGAGTGAAACTCTTTATGAACAAGTCGCCTGAAAAATATTTTGAGCACATGTTGTTGGCCATCGCTGAAATTGAAACCTATTTGCAGGGATACAGTTGGCGTGCATTTGAGCGAGATCGTAAAACAGTAAGTGCTGTTATTTATCAATTGCAAATTATTGGAGAAGCAGCCGGAAAAATTCCAAAAACTTTGGTAAAAGACTCGCCTGTTCCATGGGGAAAAATTACGGGCATGCGCCATAAGCTCATTCATGATTATTTTGGTGTGGATGCCGAGACTGTCTGGCGCACTTCGCAAGAAGGGCTGGGCCCGCTTAAGGCATATTTGCAAAAAAAGCTAAAATGAGCAGGGTGCGTTCCACTATAGTTTAACTGTTTGATATTATTACTGGTTTTGGCACCCCCTCTCAAAACTCCTGTTTTTTCTGTACGAGAGCTCCTTTTTGAGCAAGTGGAATTCAAAA
This window of the Deltaproteobacteria bacterium CG11_big_fil_rev_8_21_14_0_20_42_23 genome carries:
- a CDS encoding DUF86 domain-containing protein: MNKSPEKYFEHMLLAIAEIETYLQGYSWRAFERDRKTVSAVIYQLQIIGEAAGKIPKTLVKDSPVPWGKITGMRHKLIHDYFGVDAETVWRTSQEGLGPLKAYLQKKLK